A stretch of DNA from Armatimonadota bacterium:
AGTCGCCAGGGAGTAGCCGAGAGGCAAGTTGACCAGCGGAATCACCATCAGCACGCCCAGGATTGCGGGCTTGTTGGTAGTTTCCGCGATACCCATCCATATTACAGCCATACCGATGGTACCGAAAACAGGTACGAACGACAGAAGCAGCCAGATCGTATCGACCCCGGAGAGGTCCCACTGCAGCCACAGAAATCCGAAAGGAATCCAGGCGAGCCACGCCAGCTCGTGCTCGCATTTGCGCGCGATGATGTAAACCGGCAGTCCATAGATCACCGTCACAACGACAAACTCGATGATGTAGTACAGAATGCTCATCCATCAACCCCTTGTGGCAACCTCAATCCGCCTTGATTCGAACAAACCGTTTTGGCCCCACCTGCAGAATCGCGCCGGTCAGATCGGCCGGCGCCAGCTCAGCGGCAGAGTCGGCCACTCTGGCGCCATTCAGCACCACAGCGCCCTGTTCCACCAGCCTCCTGGCATCGCCGGTGCCACCGGCCATGCCGGTCGAAACGAGGAGCCTGCAAATCCAGACCTTGCCGTTGCGAACCAGATCGGCCGGCAGCAAGGCCTCCGGAATCTCCTCTGGAAGGCCCCCTTCCGAATGCACATGCATCCATTCTGCGTCGGCACGTTCCGCAGCGCTCTCGGAATGGTACATCGCCACCACGTTCCTCGCCAGCTCGCGCTTGACGTCGCGTGGATTGATCGAACCCTGCGCCACATCGGCGACCAACTGCTCGATACGTTGGACGGGCGTCAGGGTGCAGCTGATGAAGTAGCTCTCCAGCAGCGTATCCGGTATCGACATGAGTTTGGAGAACATCTCAATCGGCGTTTCGGCAATCCCGACGTAGTTGCCTAGCGACTTGCTCATCTTCTTTGTGCCATCCAGCCCGACGAGCAGCGGCATAAAGAAGCCTATCTGCTCCGGTCGGCCAAGTTCGCGTTGAAGCGCGCGTCCGGCCAGGATATTGAAGGTCTGATCCTGGCCGCCCATCTCCACGTCGGCGTCGATCGCCACGGAGTCGTACGCCTGTGCCAGCGGATAGAGAAGCTCGTGCAGACTGATTGGCTGGTGCGAGGCAAATCGCTCGGCAAAGTCGTCACGCTCCAGCACCTGAGCCACTGTCATTCTTGTGGCCAACCGCACCAATTCGGCAAAGGTGAGGCGTCCCAGCCATTCACTGTTGAAGCGCACCTCGGTTTTTGCCGGGTCGAGAATACGGGCCAGTTGCTCAACGTATGTAGCGCCGTTCGCCTCTATCTCCTCGTCGGTGAGCATTGGCCGCGTTGTTGAGCGCCCCGACGGATCGCCGATCAATGCCGTATAGTCGCCAATGATGATCACCACCTGGTGACCCAGATCCTGAAACTGGCGGAGTTTGCGGAGCACCACCGCGAATCCCAGGTGAATATCCGGCGCAGTGGGGTCCAGCCCAAGCTTGACCCGAAGCGGCCGCTTCTCGGTTTCCGACAGGAGCAGCTTCGCCTCGAGTCCCGCTTCCGGCGCGACGCCGACCGCGCCGCGCCGCAGATCGTTCGCTGCCGTTACAATATGCTCCGGAAACAGTTCTGAGTTAGACGCCACCGTGCTTTCAACTCCCCTCGCATTGCACTCCAGCCGCGCTAGCGTGCCGGATGCAAGAGTATACTCCGGCCACGTGCCGGTGGGCCGGTGCAGTAACTGGTAAAGCGACACAGGCGTTCACGGCGAACTCTGAGGACGGTCGCCCTGGACGAGTTGTGTGAACCGGCCCGGCTGAGCCTCGGGGTAGTTGTTGGCCCGCTGAACCAACCGCCGCCATCCGCGGCGCCGTCGCAGCTGGATTCCGCAGCGAAGGTGTACGGCGCGCTGACGGTTACCGCGAACACCATCCCGTACCCGCTGGCGCCGCCATATTGCTAGC
This window harbors:
- a CDS encoding tyrosine--tRNA ligase, translated to MECNARGVESTVASNSELFPEHIVTAANDLRRGAVGVAPEAGLEAKLLLSETEKRPLRVKLGLDPTAPDIHLGFAVVLRKLRQFQDLGHQVVIIIGDYTALIGDPSGRSTTRPMLTDEEIEANGATYVEQLARILDPAKTEVRFNSEWLGRLTFAELVRLATRMTVAQVLERDDFAERFASHQPISLHELLYPLAQAYDSVAIDADVEMGGQDQTFNILAGRALQRELGRPEQIGFFMPLLVGLDGTKKMSKSLGNYVGIAETPIEMFSKLMSIPDTLLESYFISCTLTPVQRIEQLVADVAQGSINPRDVKRELARNVVAMYHSESAAERADAEWMHVHSEGGLPEEIPEALLPADLVRNGKVWICRLLVSTGMAGGTGDARRLVEQGAVVLNGARVADSAAELAPADLTGAILQVGPKRFVRIKAD